One genomic region from Myripristis murdjan chromosome 7, fMyrMur1.1, whole genome shotgun sequence encodes:
- the spsb1 gene encoding SPRY domain-containing SOCS box protein 1 has protein sequence MGQKVPGGIKTIDMRDPAFSPLKLELQALNHTKPSRLDLLLDMPPVSLDVQVQHSWNNDDRSLNIFVKDDNKLVFHRHPVAQSTDAIRGRVGYTRGLHVWEISWAMRQRGTHAVVGVATGDAPLHSVGYTALVGNNTESWGWDLCRSKLYHDGKNHPGKTYPAFLEPDDTFIIPDSLLVVLDMDEGTLGYIVDGHYLGVAFRGLKGRKLYPVVSAVWGHCEIRIRYINGLDPEPLPLMDLCRRSVRVALGRDRLSEIHALPLPASLKNYLLYQ, from the exons ATGGGGCAGAAAGTCCCAGGTGGCATAAAAACCATTGACATGCGGGACCCGGCATTCAGTCCCTTGAAACTGGAGCTACAGGCCCTAAATCACACAAAGCCGTCCCGGCTGGATCTGCTACTTGACATGCCACCTGTCAGCCTGGACGTCCAGGTGCAGCACTCGTGGAACAACGATGACCGCTCCCTCAACATCTTCGTCAAGGATGACAACAAGCTAGTGTTTCACAGGCATCCTGTAGCGCAGAGCACAGACGCCATCCGGGGCCGTGTCGGCTACACTCGGGGACTGCATGTCTGGGAGATCAGCTGGGCTATGCGCCAGAGGGGTACTCACGCTGTGGTTGGCGTGGCTACAGGTGATGCCCCACTACATTCAGTGGGATACACAGCATTGGTAGGGAACAACACAGAGTCCTGGGGTTGGGACCTGTGCAGGAGTAAACTGTACCACGATGGCAAGAACCACCCAGGAAAAACCTACCCGGCCTTCCTGGAGCCTGACGACACCTTTATAATACCAGACTCCCTATTAGTGGTCTTGGACATGGATGAGGGCACTCTGGGTTACATAGTGGATGGACATTATCTAGGTGTAGCATTCAGAGGACTTAAAGGCAGGAAGCTGTACCCTGTGGTGAGCGCCGTGTGGGGACACTGTGAAATACGAATCCGATACATAAATGGACTTGATC CTGAGCCCCTCCCCCTGATGGACCTGTGCAGGCGTTCAGTGAGGGTGGCTCTAGGAAGGGACCGCCTGAGTGAAATCCATGCACTGCCCCTCCCGGCCTCTCTCAAGAACTACCTGCTCTACCAATGA
- the LOC115362075 gene encoding uncharacterized protein LOC115362075 has translation MRCATVLNSDPPCTHEKDAGVNCSGTLLMPTLSLLSPNAVFSIGEAVRFSCAALLGHHLNDFHLYKHGVSTPLVTQRVDQSQTRVELTLSDLETSHQGSYSCVYRIKGSSPSQLLSSPPSNSINITVVELLTPQHWYNTSIEAPTGSVIKGHSFNITCSTQQQYPGGSFQLRLIRSNGTVRQSLPALTPSVTFTFPNAQSSNEGYYYCLYRVQLGGRTFVSRESQPLPISIRDPDPVLSPMVISWLVSGLTFLVAVVIIIIVAKVLCKKEKKPSELERETRTCVDNTYVALAINKI, from the exons ATGCGCTGTGCCACTGTCCTCAACAGTGACCCTCCCTGCACCCATGAGAAAGATGCAGGGGTGAATTGCTCTG GTACTCTTTTGATGCCCAccctgtctctgctgtcaccTAATGCTGTGTTCTCCATCGGGGAGGCTGTTCGTTTCAGCTGTGCTGCCCTGCTGGGTCACCATCTTAATGACTTCCACTTGTACAAGCATGGTGTGTCCACGCCGCTGGTGACCCAGAGGGTAGACCAGAGCCAGACCAGAGTGGAGCTGACTCTGTCTGACTTGGAGACGTCCCACCAGGGCAGCTACAGCTGTGTGTACAGGATCAAGGGCAGCTCGCCCTCCCAGCTGCTCAGCTCCCCACCCAGCAACTCCATCAACATCACTGTGG TGGAGCTCCTAACTCCCCAGCACTGGTACAACACGTCCATTGAAGCTCCAACAGGCTCGGTCATCAAGGGCCACAGTTTCAACATCACCTGCTCCACCCAGCAGCAATATCCTGGAGGCTCCTTCCAGCTGCGCCTCATCCGCTCCAACGGCACCGTGCGCCAATCCCTGCCTGCCCTCACACCCTCCGTCACATTCACTTTTCCTAATGCCCAGAGCTCCAATGAGGGCTACTATTACTGCCTATATCGGGTCCAGCTGGGCGGACGCACCTTTGTCTCCAGAGAGAGCCAGCCCCTGCCTATATCCATCAGAG ACCCTGATCCAGTATTGAGTCCCATGGTGATCAGCTGGCTGGTGTCTGGCCTGACATTTCTCGTAGCCgttgtcattatcatcattgtgGCCAAAGTGCTGTGCAAAAAGGAGAAGAAGCCCtctgagctggagagagagaccagaACCT GTGTAGACAACACTTATGTTGCCTTAGCAATTAACAAGATATGA
- the slc25a33 gene encoding solute carrier family 25 member 33, which yields MAQKDTLLHLFAGGCSGTVGAIMTCPLEVLKTRLQSSGLSLRPVFQVQLGTLSGTGVIRQGTVTPGLLQVLRSILEKEGPRSLFRGLGPNLVGVAPSRAIYFAAYSKSKEVFNGLFVPNSGVVHMSSAGFAAFVTNSLMNPIWMVKTRMQLERKARGEKKMNALQCARYVYRTEGIRGFYRGLTASYAGISETMICFLIYETLKKHLAERRLTSPNSNTEKGASDFLSLMVAAAFSKGCASCIAYPHEVIRTRLREEGSKYKYFFQTGRLIAVEEGYAAFYRGLIPQLIRQIPNTAIVLSTYELIVHLLGESK from the exons atggcGCAGAAAGACACGCTATTACATCTCTTCGCTGGGGG ATGTAGTGGCACAGTAGGAGCCATCATGACCTGCCCCCTGGAGGTGCTGAAGACTCGGTTACAGTCCTCTGGCCTTTCCCTCCGGCCCGTCTTCCAGGTCCAGCTGGGCACCCTGAGCGGTACTGGAGTCATCAGACAAGGGACTGTTACACCGGGGCTGCTGCAGGTGCTACG gtcaATTCTAGAAAAAGAGGGACCAAGATCACTGTTCCGTGGCCTAGGACCGAACCTTGTTGGTGTGGCCCCCTCAAG AGCCATTTACTTTGCTGCATACTCAAAGTCTAAAGAAGTCTTCAATGGCTTGTTCGTTCCCAATAGTGGAGTAGTGCACATGTCGTCTGCTGGCTTTGCAG CCTTTGTTACTAACTCTCTGATGAACCCCATCTGGATGGTCAAGACAAGGATGCAGCTGGAGAGAAA agccagaggagagaagaaaatgaaCGCACTGCAGTGTGCCCGCTATGTTTACAGAACAGAGGGGATCCGGGGCTTTTACCGAGGCCTGACCGCGTCCTACGCTGGCATCTCGGAGACAATGATTTGCTTCCTTATCTACGAGACATTGAAGAAACACCTTGCTGAACGCCGCCTCACATCCCCAAATAGTAACACGGAAAAAGGAGCATCAGACTTTTTAAGCCTGATGGTTGCAGCTGCTTTTTCAAAGGGTTGTGCGTCCTGCATAGCCTACCCACATG AGGTCATTCGGACGAGACTGCGGGAGGAGGGCAGCAAGTACAAGTACTTCTTCCAGACAGGGAGGTTGATAGCAGTGGAGGAAGGATATGCAGCTTTTTATAGAGGACTCATTCCACAGCTAATTAGACAAATCCCTAACACAGCCATTGTTCTCTCCACCTATGAACTCATCGTCCACCTGCTGGGAGAGTCAAAGTGA